A window of the Citrus sinensis cultivar Valencia sweet orange chromosome 9, DVS_A1.0, whole genome shotgun sequence genome harbors these coding sequences:
- the LOC102626872 gene encoding ethylene-responsive transcription factor ERF017, with product MVKTTEKEQQQQQPRSSSSASSSEPKYKGVRKRKWGKWVSEIRLPNSRERIWLGSYETPEKAARAFDAALFCLRGRDAKFNFPENPPSELDVTVPGPEGARARSLTPQEIQAIAARFANEEPPRSSVDHANSSNNNNNNNNNNNCTSSSSDGGAVHVDSDSTIDWSFWDMLDSNEGASDFGFYSGMDHMSDELYPSATAEPTIDDINEEDQNAFSQTSSFLWNF from the coding sequence ATGGTGAAGACAACTGAAaaagaacaacaacaacaacaaccaagAAGTAGTAGTAGTGCTAGTAGTTCGGAACCCAAGTACAAGGGTGTAAGAAAGCGGAAGTGGGGCAAATGGGTGTCGGAAATCCGGCTCCCGAACAGCCGCGAACGTATATGGCTTGGTTCATACGAAACACCCGAGAAGGCAGCGCGTGCGTTTGACGCAGCTCTATTTTGCCTGCGTGGCCGCGACGCTAAGTTTAACTTTCCCGAAAACCCGCCCTCGGAGTTGGACGTTACGGTCCCTGGTCCTGAAGGAGCAAGAGCCAGGTCACTGACTCCTCAGGAAATTCAAGCGATAGCTGCCAGGTTTGCCAACGAGGAGCCTCCGAGAAGTTCTGTAGATCACGctaatagtagtaataataacaataacaataataataataataattgcacGTCATCGTCATCCGACGGAGGGGCAGTCCACGTGGACAGTGATTCGACCATTGATTGGTCGTTCTGGGACATGCTGGATTCCAACGAGGGCGCTTCCGACTTTGGGTTCTACTCAGGAATGGACCATATGAGTGATGAGCTATATCCATCAGCTACAGCAGAGCCTACCATTG